From the Psychrobacillus sp. FSL K6-4046 genome, one window contains:
- a CDS encoding 1-deoxy-D-xylulose-5-phosphate reductoisomerase, which produces MSKRISLLGATGSIGIQTLDIIKEHPNRFQLVAFSVGKNIEETKKILKEFHVEVVSVQKEEDAILLQHEFPKVEVVFGDEGLVQVAAHTKADVLVNAVLGSVGLRPTLEAIKKGITIAIANKETLVTAGHLVMQAAKEHNVPILPVDSEHSALFQAMNGEKKSEVSKLIITASGGSFRDRTREDLKNVTVKEALNHPNWSMGSKITIDSATMMNKGLEVIEAHVLFDISYDDIEVLLHRESIIHSMIEFKDTSVIAQLGTPDMRVPIQYALSYPDRLERSSAQRLNLAEIGKLHFQEMDYKRYHALKLAIDAGRAGGTMTTVLNAANEAAVSLFLQEKIKFLEIDELIERAMDEHSNISSPDLDTILFVDSQTRKTVQNMVK; this is translated from the coding sequence ATGAGTAAAAGAATAAGTTTATTAGGTGCAACAGGTTCTATCGGGATACAAACATTAGATATAATAAAGGAGCATCCGAATAGATTTCAATTAGTTGCATTTTCTGTTGGTAAAAATATAGAAGAAACAAAAAAGATTCTAAAAGAGTTCCACGTAGAGGTTGTGTCTGTCCAAAAAGAGGAGGATGCTATTTTACTTCAACATGAGTTTCCCAAAGTAGAAGTTGTTTTTGGTGATGAAGGTTTAGTGCAAGTGGCTGCTCATACAAAAGCAGATGTTCTTGTGAATGCTGTTCTAGGAAGCGTAGGTTTAAGACCTACTTTAGAAGCTATTAAAAAAGGTATTACTATAGCTATCGCCAATAAAGAAACATTAGTTACTGCTGGTCATTTAGTAATGCAGGCCGCTAAAGAACATAATGTGCCGATATTACCAGTGGATAGCGAGCATTCAGCACTTTTTCAAGCAATGAATGGAGAGAAAAAATCCGAAGTATCTAAACTAATCATTACTGCATCTGGTGGTAGCTTTAGAGACCGTACACGCGAAGATTTAAAAAACGTCACTGTAAAAGAAGCATTGAACCATCCAAACTGGTCTATGGGTTCTAAGATCACAATTGACTCAGCAACGATGATGAACAAAGGCCTGGAAGTAATTGAAGCGCACGTTCTTTTTGATATCTCTTATGATGACATTGAAGTTTTATTGCATAGAGAAAGCATCATACACTCCATGATTGAATTCAAAGATACCAGTGTGATTGCTCAATTAGGAACACCAGACATGCGAGTACCAATACAATATGCCTTGTCCTATCCAGATCGATTGGAGCGTTCAAGTGCTCAACGATTAAATTTAGCGGAAATTGGAAAACTTCATTTTCAAGAGATGGATTATAAGAGATACCACGCCTTAAAGCTTGCGATAGACGCAGGCCGAGCTGGAGGTACAATGACGACTGTCTTAAATGCTGCTAACGAAGCTGCAGTAAGTCTATTTTTACAAGAAAAGATTAAATTCCTAGAAATTGACGAATTAATCGAACGGGCAATGGACGAGCACTCTAATATTTCTTCACCAGATTTAGATACTATATTATTTGTTGATAGCCAAACGAGAAAAACTGTTCAAAACATGGTAAAATAA
- a CDS encoding YlxR family protein: MATQKKIPLRKCVATGEMFPKKEMIRVVRSKEGEVSVDPTGKKSGRGAYVSKTVEAVNQAKKKNSLGNHLEASIPNEIYDELIVMIEREKLK, encoded by the coding sequence ATGGCCACTCAAAAAAAAATCCCATTACGAAAATGTGTTGCTACTGGAGAAATGTTTCCTAAAAAAGAAATGATTCGAGTAGTTCGTTCTAAGGAAGGCGAGGTTAGCGTGGACCCGACAGGAAAAAAATCTGGTCGTGGTGCGTACGTCTCTAAAACCGTAGAAGCTGTTAACCAAGCGAAGAAAAAGAATTCTTTAGGTAATCATTTAGAAGCGAGCATTCCAAATGAAATATATGACGAGTTAATCGTCATGATTGAAAGAGAAAAATTGAAATGA
- the rseP gene encoding RIP metalloprotease RseP, translating to METAIAFIIIFGSIVFFHELGHFIFAKRAGIMVREFAIGFGPKIFGMTKGETLYTIRLLPMGGYVRMAGEDLDSVELQPGYRLGIRVNKDNKIDQIVLNQNKQFPDMLFLEVERSDLMKDMYIEGYDEEERLVRYQVARDAVIIENNTETFIAPYDRQFGSKTVGQRALTIFAGPLFNFILAFFIFLALGLIQGIPTNEPIITSVVDDSPAEMAGMKNGDLVKEIDGVQITEWEQLSNAVRESANEPMTFVVERDGMTEELMITPKEVSTKEGKVTQIGVMYSSPLEKNPIGAIAFGAEQTYEWTKRIFTILGTLITGSFSIDDLSGPVGIYQATDTVAQSGVFNLMHWAAVLSINLGIMNLLPLPALDGGRLLFFLFEAVRGKPIDKQKEGMVHFVGIMLLMVLMVVVTWNDIQRFFL from the coding sequence ATGGAAACAGCCATTGCGTTTATAATCATATTTGGAAGTATTGTTTTTTTTCATGAGCTAGGGCATTTTATTTTTGCCAAAAGAGCTGGAATAATGGTTCGAGAGTTTGCTATTGGCTTTGGGCCTAAAATATTTGGTATGACTAAAGGCGAAACTCTATACACAATCCGTTTATTACCAATGGGTGGTTACGTACGGATGGCTGGAGAAGATTTAGATTCTGTTGAATTGCAGCCTGGTTATCGTCTAGGTATTCGCGTAAACAAGGATAACAAAATCGATCAAATCGTACTTAACCAAAATAAACAGTTTCCTGATATGCTCTTTTTAGAAGTAGAAAGATCAGATTTGATGAAGGACATGTATATTGAAGGCTATGATGAGGAAGAGCGTTTAGTTCGTTATCAAGTGGCAAGAGACGCTGTTATCATAGAGAATAATACAGAAACATTTATAGCCCCTTACGATCGACAATTTGGTTCGAAAACAGTTGGACAACGTGCCTTGACGATTTTCGCAGGACCTTTGTTTAACTTTATATTAGCTTTCTTTATATTTTTAGCTCTAGGTCTGATACAAGGTATTCCAACTAATGAGCCTATTATTACGTCAGTAGTGGATGATAGCCCAGCTGAAATGGCAGGCATGAAAAATGGGGATTTAGTTAAAGAAATTGACGGAGTGCAAATTACAGAGTGGGAGCAGCTATCAAATGCTGTGAGAGAAAGTGCAAACGAGCCGATGACTTTCGTCGTAGAACGAGATGGTATGACCGAAGAATTGATGATAACTCCAAAAGAAGTGTCTACCAAAGAAGGGAAAGTCACACAAATTGGCGTCATGTATTCGAGTCCTTTAGAGAAAAATCCAATTGGAGCAATAGCCTTTGGAGCTGAACAAACCTATGAATGGACGAAACGAATATTTACTATCTTAGGGACATTAATAACTGGTTCATTTAGTATAGATGACTTGTCTGGGCCAGTCGGTATATATCAAGCGACAGATACGGTAGCACAATCAGGTGTATTTAATTTAATGCATTGGGCAGCTGTGTTAAGTATAAATTTAGGGATTATGAACTTGTTGCCATTACCAGCATTGGATGGCGGTAGATTATTGTTCTTCCTATTTGAAGCGGTAAGAGGAAAACCAATTGATAAACAGAAGGAAGGAATGGTTCATTTTGTCGGAATCATGCTTCTAATGGTATTGATGGTAGTAGTTACCTGGAATGATATACAAAGATTCTTCCTATAG
- a CDS encoding phosphatidate cytidylyltransferase produces the protein MKTRIITGAVALALFLPIVLLGGPIFTVLIYAIAAIGLYEILKMKGISLISFPGIISILLLFLLLFPSVYTEKIVNLTGHTKLEWIFVAVFILLIFTVLTKNKFTFENASFVLLSTLYVGIGFYYFIETRAIEGGLAYVIFALLIVWTTDSGAYFTGRKLGKRKLWPEISPNKTVEGFVGGIVWAIVTALIIQWVSPLTSSYIILIGITIVASIFGQLGDLVESGIKRHFNVKDSGNLLPGHGGILDRFDSLLFVLPLLHFLHFI, from the coding sequence TTGAAAACAAGAATCATCACGGGTGCGGTGGCTTTAGCGCTCTTTCTTCCTATTGTTCTTCTAGGAGGACCTATATTTACTGTTCTAATTTATGCGATTGCTGCAATAGGATTATATGAAATATTAAAAATGAAGGGTATAAGCTTAATCAGTTTTCCAGGTATTATATCAATTCTTCTTTTATTCTTACTATTATTCCCTTCCGTATATACAGAGAAAATAGTTAATCTTACGGGTCACACGAAGCTGGAATGGATATTCGTAGCGGTATTTATTTTACTAATATTTACGGTATTAACGAAAAATAAATTTACATTCGAAAATGCATCGTTTGTGCTATTAAGTACGTTATATGTTGGGATTGGATTTTATTACTTTATTGAAACGCGAGCAATAGAAGGTGGTTTGGCGTATGTCATTTTTGCCTTATTAATCGTTTGGACCACGGATTCTGGAGCTTATTTTACAGGGAGAAAGTTAGGTAAACGTAAGCTTTGGCCAGAAATATCTCCAAATAAGACGGTTGAAGGTTTTGTTGGGGGTATAGTTTGGGCAATAGTAACAGCACTAATTATCCAATGGGTTAGTCCGCTTACATCTTCTTACATAATATTGATAGGGATTACAATCGTAGCCTCTATATTCGGGCAACTTGGAGATTTAGTAGAGTCAGGTATTAAAAGACATTTTAATGTAAAAGATTCAGGTAATCTTCTTCCTGGGCATGGTGGTATATTAGACCGTTTCGACAGTCTTCTTTTTGTCTTGCCATTATTGCATTTTTTACATTTTATATAA
- the rimP gene encoding ribosome maturation factor RimP, translated as MSNITSKMEELVLPILQEMNLELVDIEYVKEGRDWFLRVYVDTPTGGIDIEQCAQVSNKLSEKLDEEDPIKENYFLEVSSPGAERPLKKEADFIAAVGKYVFIKTYEQINGAKEFEGTLLSYTAEEGALIEIRIKTRRVKIQIEKEKIALARLAIDFSA; from the coding sequence ATGAGTAATATAACTAGTAAAATGGAAGAGCTTGTTTTACCGATTTTACAAGAAATGAACTTAGAGCTCGTTGATATTGAATATGTAAAAGAAGGTCGCGATTGGTTTTTACGTGTGTATGTCGATACACCAACTGGTGGAATCGATATTGAGCAATGTGCACAAGTAAGCAACAAACTAAGCGAAAAGCTGGATGAAGAAGATCCTATTAAGGAAAATTACTTTTTAGAAGTTTCCTCTCCAGGGGCAGAGCGTCCATTGAAAAAAGAAGCTGATTTTATTGCAGCTGTAGGGAAATATGTTTTTATTAAAACTTATGAGCAGATTAATGGTGCAAAAGAGTTTGAAGGAACATTACTTTCTTATACTGCAGAAGAAGGCGCTTTAATAGAAATTCGCATCAAAACAAGAAGAGTAAAAATTCAAATTGAAAAAGAGAAAATTGCGCTAGCTCGTTTAGCAATCGATTTCTCTGCATAA
- a CDS encoding YlxQ family RNA-binding protein codes for MNIEQQITQLLGLATRARKTISGEELVVKEIRSKKAKLVILANDASHNTAKKLNDKCASFNVELHVFGDRHDLGHATGKEARVAIAIMDDGFAKKLSGLLNEYNRG; via the coding sequence ATGAATATAGAACAACAAATTACGCAACTATTAGGACTCGCCACTAGAGCTAGAAAAACGATTTCTGGTGAAGAGTTAGTCGTAAAAGAAATTAGAAGTAAGAAAGCAAAGCTAGTTATATTAGCTAACGATGCTTCACATAATACTGCTAAAAAATTGAATGATAAATGTGCATCTTTTAACGTTGAGCTGCATGTCTTTGGAGACCGGCACGATCTCGGACATGCGACGGGAAAAGAGGCCAGAGTGGCAATAGCCATTATGGATGACGGTTTCGCTAAAAAACTGTCCGGCCTTCTCAACGAATATAACCGGGGGTGA
- a CDS encoding PolC-type DNA polymerase III: MGNMQDGKMRMHLLLQQLELTEDTVVKHFENASITRFTVHKKQRQWHFQINIAAVLPIDVYNQFQSRLEEKFQGIATIYLEINCEHPEVTESLIKAYWTSVLKELSDMAPPLKDCLLGQEPEWNGQMIQLTCGQELQQRTFKKKYIDQIASVYESFGFPKLAIDFKLVEDTEALAEAQVAFLEQRRMEEEQLGKKALEDMQKRDSRQDSGEASEDGPFQLGTPLKKEEASVEIRSIQDEERRVTIEGFVFDVEVKELRSGRSLLTAKVTDYTDSILVKMFSRDKEDAGMMERLKKGMWIKVRGSVQNDTFVRDLIIMAQDMCEINPVLRYDTAKEKRVELHMHTPMSQMDAVSSVSALVSQAAKWGHQAVAITDHANVQSFPEAYAAGKKNGIKILYGLEANLIHDGVPIAYDEQHIPLEDAIYIVFDVETTGLSATYDKIIELAAVKMQNGNIIDKFERFANPHHALSATTIELTGITDDMVRNAPEIEDVIRDFHEFIGDGIIVAHNASFDMGFLYEGYRKCGIDHFDHPVIDTLELARFLHPEMKTHKLGTLAKKFNIELTQAHRAIFDCEATGYLLLHLLKEAEEKNIHYHDDFNKHIGQGDSYKRARPSHCTILAVNDEGLKNLFKLVSLSHTTTFYRVPRIKRSVLQKHRAGLIIGSGCDRGEVFEGLMQKPLEKVEEIASFYDYLEVHPKEVYAHLIEMELVRDEWNLEDIIRKLIKVGKKLGKPVVATGNVHYLHENDAMFRKILVNSQGGANPLNRHELPKVHFRTTNEMLDAFSFLGEELAKEIVITNPNKIADSIEDIKPIKDDLYTPKIEGADEEVRELTYTKAREIYGENIPEIVEARIEKELTSIIGHGFAVIYLISHKLVKKSLDDGYLVGSRGSVGSSLVATLMDITEVNPMPPHYVCPNCKHSVFFQDGSVGSGFDLPNANCEKCDTPYVKEGQDIPFETFLGFKGDKVPDIDLNFSGEYQPIAHNYTKELFGEEYVFRAGTIGTVAEKTAYGYVRGYMNDNNINLRGAEIDRLVQGCTGVKRTTGQHPGGIIVVPDYMDIYDFSPIQFPADAQDSEWKTTHFDFHSIHDNLLKLDILGHDDPTVIRMLQDLSGIDPKTIPTDDPEVMKIFSGPESLGVTAEQIDCKTGTLGIPEFGTRFVRQMLEETKPSTFSELVQISGLSHGTDVWLGNAQELIQAGTCQLSDVIGCRDDIMVYLIYQGLEPSLAFKIMESVRKGKGLTPEFEAEMKSKGVANWYIESCKKIKYMFPKAHASAYVLMAVRIAYFKVHFPILYYAAYFTVRASDFDLISIVNGSHTIRAKLDEINAKGLEASNKEKSLATVLELSLEMSERGIKMQKIDLYKSKAHEFTIEGNTLIPPFDAVPGLGTNVAVQIVNARKNGEFLSKEDLQQRGKVSKTIIDYLDAMGCLEGLPEANQLSLF, encoded by the coding sequence ATAGGTAATATGCAAGATGGCAAAATGAGAATGCATCTATTGTTGCAACAGCTAGAGTTGACCGAAGACACTGTTGTTAAGCATTTCGAAAATGCTTCTATTACAAGATTTACAGTTCATAAAAAACAAAGACAATGGCATTTTCAAATCAATATAGCTGCCGTTCTTCCTATCGATGTCTATAACCAATTCCAATCAAGACTAGAAGAAAAATTTCAAGGGATTGCTACAATATATTTAGAAATCAATTGTGAGCATCCAGAAGTAACAGAATCGCTCATAAAAGCTTATTGGACAAGTGTACTTAAAGAATTGAGCGACATGGCTCCTCCTTTAAAAGATTGTCTACTTGGTCAAGAGCCCGAGTGGAATGGTCAGATGATTCAGCTGACATGCGGACAAGAATTACAACAACGTACTTTTAAAAAGAAATATATTGATCAAATTGCAAGTGTATATGAGAGCTTTGGTTTTCCTAAACTTGCGATAGATTTTAAGTTAGTCGAGGATACAGAGGCTTTAGCTGAAGCACAGGTAGCTTTTTTAGAACAACGAAGAATGGAAGAAGAGCAACTTGGGAAAAAGGCTTTAGAAGATATGCAAAAGAGAGACTCTCGTCAGGATAGTGGTGAAGCCAGCGAAGATGGTCCATTCCAGCTAGGTACTCCACTGAAAAAAGAAGAGGCAAGTGTGGAGATACGTTCTATACAAGATGAAGAGCGTCGTGTAACGATTGAAGGCTTTGTGTTTGATGTCGAGGTGAAAGAGCTGAGAAGTGGTAGATCTCTATTGACGGCTAAGGTCACTGACTACACAGATTCTATTCTTGTAAAAATGTTCTCTCGCGACAAAGAAGACGCTGGAATGATGGAGCGCCTTAAAAAAGGAATGTGGATAAAGGTAAGAGGTTCAGTTCAAAACGATACATTTGTGCGTGATTTAATCATTATGGCTCAAGATATGTGTGAGATTAACCCTGTACTAAGATATGATACTGCAAAAGAAAAAAGAGTCGAGTTACATATGCACACTCCGATGAGTCAAATGGATGCGGTTTCTTCTGTATCGGCGTTAGTTTCTCAAGCAGCAAAGTGGGGCCACCAGGCAGTAGCCATAACGGACCATGCGAATGTGCAATCATTTCCGGAAGCGTATGCTGCTGGTAAAAAGAATGGCATTAAAATTTTATATGGACTAGAAGCTAATCTAATTCATGACGGTGTTCCAATAGCTTATGACGAGCAGCATATCCCACTTGAGGATGCAATTTATATAGTTTTTGACGTAGAAACAACCGGTTTATCCGCCACATATGACAAAATCATTGAGCTTGCTGCAGTTAAAATGCAAAATGGCAATATTATAGATAAGTTTGAAAGATTTGCGAATCCACATCATGCTTTATCAGCTACAACAATTGAGCTTACAGGTATCACAGATGATATGGTTCGCAATGCACCAGAAATAGAAGACGTTATACGGGATTTTCATGAGTTTATTGGAGACGGCATAATTGTTGCCCATAACGCATCGTTTGATATGGGCTTTTTATACGAGGGGTATAGAAAGTGTGGCATTGATCACTTTGATCATCCAGTAATTGATACGTTAGAGCTGGCTAGGTTTTTACATCCAGAGATGAAAACACATAAACTAGGTACTCTAGCCAAAAAGTTTAATATTGAATTAACACAGGCCCACCGAGCAATTTTTGACTGTGAAGCAACTGGCTATTTACTTCTTCACCTACTAAAAGAAGCTGAAGAAAAGAATATTCATTATCATGATGACTTTAACAAGCACATCGGCCAAGGTGATTCATACAAAAGAGCTAGACCATCTCACTGCACAATTTTAGCTGTTAATGATGAGGGGCTTAAAAATCTATTTAAGCTAGTGTCCTTGTCACATACAACAACTTTCTATCGAGTTCCACGTATTAAGCGTTCAGTACTACAAAAGCATAGAGCTGGATTGATCATTGGCTCTGGCTGCGATAGAGGTGAGGTATTTGAGGGACTCATGCAAAAGCCGTTAGAAAAGGTTGAGGAGATTGCGAGTTTCTATGATTATCTGGAGGTTCATCCGAAAGAAGTTTATGCTCATTTAATAGAAATGGAACTAGTAAGAGATGAGTGGAATCTAGAAGATATTATTCGTAAATTAATTAAAGTAGGGAAAAAGCTGGGAAAACCAGTAGTAGCGACAGGTAACGTACATTATTTACATGAGAATGATGCAATGTTCCGAAAAATCCTTGTCAATTCACAAGGGGGGGCAAACCCGCTTAATAGGCATGAGCTTCCTAAAGTACATTTTAGAACGACAAATGAAATGCTTGATGCCTTCTCCTTCTTAGGGGAAGAGCTAGCAAAAGAGATAGTTATAACAAACCCTAATAAAATTGCGGACTCAATCGAAGACATAAAACCGATTAAAGACGATTTATATACTCCAAAAATTGAAGGTGCGGATGAAGAGGTTAGAGAACTGACCTATACCAAAGCAAGAGAAATTTATGGAGAGAATATACCTGAGATTGTGGAAGCTCGTATAGAAAAAGAACTTACCTCAATTATCGGACATGGCTTTGCCGTTATCTATCTGATCTCTCATAAGCTAGTAAAGAAATCTTTAGATGATGGTTACTTAGTTGGTTCTCGTGGTTCTGTAGGCTCGTCCCTTGTAGCAACATTAATGGATATAACAGAGGTCAATCCTATGCCTCCTCATTATGTCTGCCCAAACTGTAAGCATTCGGTGTTCTTCCAAGACGGCTCAGTCGGCTCTGGATTCGATTTACCAAATGCCAACTGTGAAAAATGTGATACACCTTATGTAAAAGAAGGACAAGATATTCCATTCGAAACATTCTTAGGATTTAAAGGCGATAAGGTACCAGATATCGACTTAAACTTTAGTGGAGAATATCAACCAATCGCACATAATTATACGAAGGAACTTTTTGGGGAAGAATATGTTTTTAGAGCGGGAACGATAGGAACTGTTGCAGAGAAAACTGCTTATGGGTACGTCAGAGGCTACATGAATGATAACAATATAAATTTACGTGGAGCTGAAATCGATCGCCTCGTACAAGGATGTACAGGAGTAAAACGAACTACAGGGCAACATCCCGGCGGTATTATTGTTGTACCTGACTATATGGATATTTATGATTTTTCACCAATCCAGTTCCCAGCAGATGCTCAAGATTCTGAATGGAAAACAACACACTTTGACTTCCATTCCATTCACGATAATCTACTTAAGCTGGATATATTAGGTCACGATGATCCAACGGTCATTCGTATGCTCCAAGATTTATCTGGAATTGATCCTAAGACAATTCCAACAGATGATCCTGAAGTGATGAAAATATTTAGTGGGCCAGAGTCACTTGGTGTTACAGCAGAACAAATCGATTGTAAAACTGGAACCCTTGGTATCCCGGAATTTGGGACCCGTTTCGTTAGACAAATGCTTGAAGAAACAAAGCCATCTACTTTTTCCGAGCTTGTTCAGATTTCCGGGCTGTCCCATGGGACGGATGTTTGGTTAGGCAATGCTCAAGAGCTTATACAAGCAGGCACCTGTCAGCTTTCTGATGTTATCGGTTGTCGTGACGACATTATGGTCTATTTGATTTATCAGGGACTTGAGCCATCACTTGCTTTTAAAATTATGGAGTCTGTGCGTAAAGGGAAAGGTTTAACACCTGAGTTTGAAGCAGAGATGAAATCGAAAGGCGTAGCCAACTGGTATATTGAATCGTGTAAAAAGATTAAATACATGTTCCCAAAAGCGCATGCCTCTGCCTATGTTTTAATGGCTGTTCGTATTGCATATTTTAAAGTTCATTTCCCAATACTATATTATGCGGCATATTTTACAGTACGAGCGTCAGACTTTGATTTGATCTCTATTGTAAATGGCTCTCATACGATAAGAGCTAAGTTAGATGAGATTAATGCTAAGGGGTTAGAAGCATCTAACAAAGAAAAAAGTTTAGCTACTGTGCTAGAGCTTTCCCTAGAAATGTCAGAGCGTGGAATTAAGATGCAAAAGATTGATCTTTATAAATCCAAGGCGCATGAGTTTACTATAGAAGGTAATACATTAATACCACCTTTTGATGCAGTACCAGGGTTAGGGACAAATGTAGCAGTTCAAATTGTTAATGCTCGCAAAAATGGTGAATTTCTCTCTAAAGAGGATTTACAGCAAAGAGGAAAAGTATCCAAAACAATCATTGATTATTTAGATGCAATGGGTTGCCTAGAAGGGCTTCCTGAAGCAAATCAGCTTTCGTTGTTTTAG
- a CDS encoding isoprenyl transferase: MLKKLIRKNDQAISNNLNDRVGNAQKEQLPDHIAIIMDGNGRWAKKRALPRIAGHHEGMQTVKKITRFANEIGVKTLTLYAFSTENWKRPKVEVEFLMRLPEEFLNTYLPELIEQNVQVRMMGNIDLLPEHTKNAVTKAMDKTADNNGLILNFALNYGSRDEIVQAIKKIATDVQKGSMAVEDISDSKFNDYLMTKDLTEPDLLIRTSGEVRLSNFMLWQLAYTEFWFTDTLWPDFDEGCLLDAIETFQKRNRRYGGIKEEETN; encoded by the coding sequence ATGCTAAAAAAACTTATTCGTAAAAATGATCAAGCGATAAGTAATAATTTAAATGATCGGGTGGGAAATGCCCAGAAAGAACAATTGCCAGACCATATAGCCATCATTATGGATGGAAACGGTAGGTGGGCAAAAAAGAGAGCCCTACCGAGAATCGCAGGTCATCATGAAGGAATGCAAACGGTTAAGAAAATAACGAGGTTTGCAAACGAAATTGGAGTAAAAACGCTTACTTTATATGCATTTTCAACAGAAAACTGGAAAAGACCAAAAGTCGAAGTTGAATTTTTAATGCGTTTGCCAGAGGAATTTCTCAACACGTACTTACCTGAATTGATTGAACAAAATGTTCAAGTACGAATGATGGGTAATATTGATCTTTTGCCAGAGCATACTAAAAATGCTGTAACAAAAGCAATGGATAAAACGGCTGATAATAATGGGTTAATATTAAATTTTGCTTTAAATTACGGAAGTAGAGATGAAATTGTTCAAGCTATAAAAAAAATAGCTACTGATGTACAAAAAGGAAGCATGGCAGTAGAAGATATATCAGACAGTAAGTTCAATGATTATTTAATGACAAAGGACCTGACCGAACCGGACTTACTCATTAGAACAAGTGGAGAGGTTAGATTAAGTAACTTTATGCTTTGGCAGCTTGCTTATACTGAATTTTGGTTTACAGACACATTATGGCCTGACTTTGATGAAGGCTGTTTACTAGATGCGATTGAAACTTTTCAAAAACGTAATAGAAGATATGGTGGAATTAAGGAGGAAGAAACAAATTGA
- the nusA gene encoding transcription termination factor NusA, with translation MSSELLDALTALEKQKGISRDVLIEAIEAALVTAYKRNFNQAQNVRVDINLANGSMIVYSRKDVVEEVGDGRLEISLEDAQAINPHYAIGDVVEEEVTPRNFGRIAAQTAKQVVTQRVREAERGLIYEEYVDREDDIVNGIVERLDARNIYVGLGKVEAVLPVNEQIPTETYRPHDRIKVYITKVERTTRGPQVFVSRTHPGLLRRLFEMEVPEIFEGIVEIKSIAREAGDRSKISVFAHNEEIDPVGSCVGAKGARVQTIVNELSGEKIDIVEWSEDPIVFVANALSPSKVLDVQVNEEEKSTTVVVPDYQLSLAIGKRGQNARLAAKLTGWKIDIKSETDARELGIYPNENSPQLIVEELENDMDDFDFYKDEE, from the coding sequence GTGAGTAGTGAGTTATTAGATGCGTTAACAGCGCTAGAGAAACAAAAAGGGATTTCAAGAGATGTATTAATCGAGGCAATCGAGGCTGCTTTAGTTACGGCTTATAAAAGAAATTTCAATCAAGCTCAGAATGTTCGCGTCGATATTAACTTAGCGAATGGTTCGATGATCGTTTATTCAAGAAAAGATGTAGTGGAAGAAGTAGGAGATGGTCGTTTAGAGATCTCTTTAGAGGATGCACAAGCTATTAATCCACATTATGCAATTGGAGATGTAGTGGAAGAAGAGGTTACTCCACGTAATTTCGGTCGCATTGCTGCACAAACAGCGAAACAAGTTGTAACGCAAAGAGTTCGTGAGGCTGAACGAGGATTAATATACGAAGAGTATGTTGATCGTGAAGATGATATAGTAAATGGTATCGTTGAACGACTAGATGCGCGTAATATATATGTAGGATTAGGGAAAGTGGAAGCTGTTTTACCAGTAAACGAACAAATTCCAACTGAAACATATCGTCCCCATGATCGTATCAAAGTGTATATTACAAAGGTTGAACGAACAACTCGTGGACCACAGGTGTTTGTTTCAAGAACACATCCAGGATTACTTCGTCGCTTATTTGAAATGGAAGTACCTGAAATTTTCGAAGGTATTGTAGAGATTAAATCTATCGCTCGTGAAGCTGGAGATCGTTCAAAAATATCTGTTTTTGCACATAACGAAGAAATTGATCCGGTTGGCTCATGTGTAGGTGCGAAAGGTGCTCGTGTTCAAACGATTGTAAACGAACTAAGTGGAGAAAAAATTGACATTGTTGAATGGTCAGAAGATCCTATTGTTTTCGTTGCAAATGCACTTAGTCCTTCGAAAGTTTTAGATGTTCAAGTAAATGAAGAAGAAAAATCCACTACTGTAGTAGTACCAGATTATCAATTATCCCTAGCTATTGGTAAAAGAGGCCAAAATGCAAGACTTGCAGCTAAGCTAACTGGCTGGAAAATTGATATTAAAAGTGAAACTGATGCTAGAGAGCTAGGAATTTATCCTAACGAGAATTCTCCGCAGCTAATTGTAGAAGAATTAGAAAATGATATGGATGATTTTGATTTTTACAAAGACGAAGAGTAA